The Euphorbia lathyris chromosome 8, ddEupLath1.1, whole genome shotgun sequence genome has a window encoding:
- the LOC136202883 gene encoding uncharacterized protein isoform X3, translated as MEGEDSIAVQKVIETLRTRGWCIGDINQVKALIIIQTALSDDNDTSALADSVESEMLNMDLKSFGTKSLPEANLLRKTSHLQGPKILQISSVRDISISGIDRFQDSSDRRLLRFTLTDGHNEITAIEYSHIPCIPSDIIPGTKVRLQSKVPLHGGIACLNPEVVTVLGGVVQSLYEEWKMNQKYLGLSRSSTRSSKEADNGGPPPFEKLQIQSPFHQSSLHGKPADYFASAFKSGLPSAANAQFGLHDMQQKGDNMSGKKRTESLKETIGEELRLTDGAVASVAQSHLVQNQAYAQKGITNMGHSNQYTRWQTYGEKDKQQEPQYFAEKGSAATTMGTPGSNGFMPIGRQQSPVDCDEGMTTSISECIEQKPSSSGNRAKEVAESVPVQNQAASQKLLEKMSNPNQGGERYRGRKHKVKGEQEEKQVFTLDEWEKRKSGAKPPTANDLPDTSCDENLAWQLQNQLDMEDSHVQMGMHNNAADDIRMNMFSYERDADRMEYGGRGRGRGRGRGRGRGRYH; from the exons atggagggAGAGGACTCCATAGCTGTACAGAAAGTGATTGAAACCCTAAGAACCAGAGGGTGGTGTATCGGCGATATCAATCAAGTGAAAGCTTTAATCATAATACAAACAGCTTTATCAGATGACAACGACACGTCCGCTTTGGCGGATTCCGTTGAATCGGAGATGCTTAATATGGACCTTAAATCCTTCGGAACAAAGTCCCTTCCTGAGGCCAACTTACTCCGTAAAACCTCTCATCTTCAAGGCCCTAAAATCCTTCAG ATATCTTCTGTACGAGACATATCTATAAGTGGCATAGACCGCTTTCAAGATTCGAGTGATCGGCGCCTCCTAAGATTCACTCTCACTGATGGTCACAATGAGATAACTGCGATAGAATACTCTCATATACCGTGCATTCCTAGTGATATTATTCCTGGTACTAAG GTTCGTCTGCAAAGTAAAGTTCCCTTGCATGGTGGTATAGCATGCTTGAATCCTGAGGTGGTAACTGTACTAGGTGGTGTTGTTCAATCTCTCTATGAAGAATGGAAAATGAACCAAAAATACTTGGGTTTGTCTCGATCATCGACAAGATCATCAAAAGAAGCTGATAATGGTGGTCCTCCTCCTTTTGAGAAGTTGCAAATACAGTCACCATTTCATCAGTCTTCTCTGCATGGCAAACCTGCTG ATTACTTTGCATCTGCTTTTAAAAGTGGTTTGCCTTCTGCTGCAAATGCCCAATTTGGGCTGCATGATATGCAACAGAAAGGTGATAATATGAGCGGCAAAAAGAGAACTGAGTCCCTCAAAGAAACGATTGGAGAGGAGCTGAGACTGACGGATGGTGCAG TTGCATCAGTTGCTCAATCTCATCTTGTTCAAAATCAAGCATATGCTCAAAAAGGCATCACGAATATGGGTCATTCAAATCAGTACACTAGATGGCAAACATATGGCGAAAAGGATAAACAACAAGAACCACAG TATTTTGCAGAAAAGGGCAGTGCAGCTACCACCATGGGAACTCCTGGAAGTAATGGATTTATGCCAATTGGTAGACAGCAGAGTCCAGTTGACTGTGATGAAGGGATGACAACTTCGATTTCAGAGTGTATTGAGCAAAAGCCAAGTAGCTCTGGAAATAGAGCTAAGGAAG TAGCTGAATCGGTGCCTGTCCAAAATCAAGCTGCATCCCAGAAATTGCTCGAGAAAATGAGTAACCCAAATCAAGGTGGTGAACGATATAGAGGTCGAAAACACAAGGTTAAGGGAGAACAAGAAGAGAAGCAAGTTTTCACTCTTGATGAGTGGGAGAAGAGGAAAAGTGGGGCAAAGCCTCCAACAGCAAATGACCTTCCAGATACTAGCTGTGATGAGAACCTTGCATGGCAGCTTCAAAACCAACTTGATATGGAAGATTCTCAT GTACAAATGGGGATGCATAACAATGCAGCAGATGACATTAGAATGAACATGTTTAGTTATGAAAGAGATGCTGATAGAATGGAATATGGAGGACGTGGAAGAGGAAGAGGGAGAGGGAGGGGGAGGGGGAGGGGCAGATATCATTGA
- the LOC136202883 gene encoding uncharacterized protein isoform X1 — protein sequence MEGEDSIAVQKVIETLRTRGWCIGDINQVKALIIIQTALSDDNDTSALADSVESEMLNMDLKSFGTKSLPEANLLRKTSHLQGPKILQISSVRDISISGIDRFQDSSDRRLLRFTLTDGHNEITAIEYSHIPCIPSDIIPGTKVRLQSKVPLHGGIACLNPEVVTVLGGVVQSLYEEWKMNQKYLGLSRSSTRSSKEADNGGPPPFEKLQIQSPFHQSSLHGKPADYFASAFKSGLPSAANAQFGLHDMQQKGDNMSGKKRTESLKETIGEELRLTDGAVASVAQSHLVQNQAYAQKGITNMGHSNQYTRWQTYGEKDKQQEPQVLTLDKRIEKGSAATTMGTPGSNGFMPIGRQQSPVDCDEGMTTSISECIEQKPSSSGNRAKEVAESVPVQNQAASQKLLEKMSNPNQGGERYRGRKHKVKGEQEEKQVFTLDEWEKRKSGAKPPTANDLPDTSCDENLAWQLQNQLDMEDSHVQMGMHNNAADDIRMNMFSYERDADRMEYGGRGRGRGRGRGRGRGRYH from the exons atggagggAGAGGACTCCATAGCTGTACAGAAAGTGATTGAAACCCTAAGAACCAGAGGGTGGTGTATCGGCGATATCAATCAAGTGAAAGCTTTAATCATAATACAAACAGCTTTATCAGATGACAACGACACGTCCGCTTTGGCGGATTCCGTTGAATCGGAGATGCTTAATATGGACCTTAAATCCTTCGGAACAAAGTCCCTTCCTGAGGCCAACTTACTCCGTAAAACCTCTCATCTTCAAGGCCCTAAAATCCTTCAG ATATCTTCTGTACGAGACATATCTATAAGTGGCATAGACCGCTTTCAAGATTCGAGTGATCGGCGCCTCCTAAGATTCACTCTCACTGATGGTCACAATGAGATAACTGCGATAGAATACTCTCATATACCGTGCATTCCTAGTGATATTATTCCTGGTACTAAG GTTCGTCTGCAAAGTAAAGTTCCCTTGCATGGTGGTATAGCATGCTTGAATCCTGAGGTGGTAACTGTACTAGGTGGTGTTGTTCAATCTCTCTATGAAGAATGGAAAATGAACCAAAAATACTTGGGTTTGTCTCGATCATCGACAAGATCATCAAAAGAAGCTGATAATGGTGGTCCTCCTCCTTTTGAGAAGTTGCAAATACAGTCACCATTTCATCAGTCTTCTCTGCATGGCAAACCTGCTG ATTACTTTGCATCTGCTTTTAAAAGTGGTTTGCCTTCTGCTGCAAATGCCCAATTTGGGCTGCATGATATGCAACAGAAAGGTGATAATATGAGCGGCAAAAAGAGAACTGAGTCCCTCAAAGAAACGATTGGAGAGGAGCTGAGACTGACGGATGGTGCAG TTGCATCAGTTGCTCAATCTCATCTTGTTCAAAATCAAGCATATGCTCAAAAAGGCATCACGAATATGGGTCATTCAAATCAGTACACTAGATGGCAAACATATGGCGAAAAGGATAAACAACAAGAACCACAGGTTTTGACTCTTGACAAAAGAATTG AAAAGGGCAGTGCAGCTACCACCATGGGAACTCCTGGAAGTAATGGATTTATGCCAATTGGTAGACAGCAGAGTCCAGTTGACTGTGATGAAGGGATGACAACTTCGATTTCAGAGTGTATTGAGCAAAAGCCAAGTAGCTCTGGAAATAGAGCTAAGGAAG TAGCTGAATCGGTGCCTGTCCAAAATCAAGCTGCATCCCAGAAATTGCTCGAGAAAATGAGTAACCCAAATCAAGGTGGTGAACGATATAGAGGTCGAAAACACAAGGTTAAGGGAGAACAAGAAGAGAAGCAAGTTTTCACTCTTGATGAGTGGGAGAAGAGGAAAAGTGGGGCAAAGCCTCCAACAGCAAATGACCTTCCAGATACTAGCTGTGATGAGAACCTTGCATGGCAGCTTCAAAACCAACTTGATATGGAAGATTCTCAT GTACAAATGGGGATGCATAACAATGCAGCAGATGACATTAGAATGAACATGTTTAGTTATGAAAGAGATGCTGATAGAATGGAATATGGAGGACGTGGAAGAGGAAGAGGGAGAGGGAGGGGGAGGGGGAGGGGCAGATATCATTGA
- the LOC136202883 gene encoding uncharacterized protein isoform X2: protein MEGEDSIAVQKVIETLRTRGWCIGDINQVKALIIIQTALSDDNDTSALADSVESEMLNMDLKSFGTKSLPEANLLRKTSHLQGPKILQISSVRDISISGIDRFQDSSDRRLLRFTLTDGHNEITAIEYSHIPCIPSDIIPGTKVRLQSKVPLHGGIACLNPEVVTVLGGVVQSLYEEWKMNQKYLGLSRSSTRSSKEADNGGPPPFEKLQIQSPFHQSSLHGKPADYFASAFKSGLPSAANAQFGLHDMQQKGDNMSGKKRTESLKETIGEELRLTDGAVASVAQSHLVQNQAYAQKGITNMGHSNQYTRWQTYGEKDKQQEPQVLTLDKRIEKGSAATTMGTPGSNGFMPIGRQQSPVDCDEGMTTSISECIEQKPSSSGNRAKEAESVPVQNQAASQKLLEKMSNPNQGGERYRGRKHKVKGEQEEKQVFTLDEWEKRKSGAKPPTANDLPDTSCDENLAWQLQNQLDMEDSHVQMGMHNNAADDIRMNMFSYERDADRMEYGGRGRGRGRGRGRGRGRYH, encoded by the exons atggagggAGAGGACTCCATAGCTGTACAGAAAGTGATTGAAACCCTAAGAACCAGAGGGTGGTGTATCGGCGATATCAATCAAGTGAAAGCTTTAATCATAATACAAACAGCTTTATCAGATGACAACGACACGTCCGCTTTGGCGGATTCCGTTGAATCGGAGATGCTTAATATGGACCTTAAATCCTTCGGAACAAAGTCCCTTCCTGAGGCCAACTTACTCCGTAAAACCTCTCATCTTCAAGGCCCTAAAATCCTTCAG ATATCTTCTGTACGAGACATATCTATAAGTGGCATAGACCGCTTTCAAGATTCGAGTGATCGGCGCCTCCTAAGATTCACTCTCACTGATGGTCACAATGAGATAACTGCGATAGAATACTCTCATATACCGTGCATTCCTAGTGATATTATTCCTGGTACTAAG GTTCGTCTGCAAAGTAAAGTTCCCTTGCATGGTGGTATAGCATGCTTGAATCCTGAGGTGGTAACTGTACTAGGTGGTGTTGTTCAATCTCTCTATGAAGAATGGAAAATGAACCAAAAATACTTGGGTTTGTCTCGATCATCGACAAGATCATCAAAAGAAGCTGATAATGGTGGTCCTCCTCCTTTTGAGAAGTTGCAAATACAGTCACCATTTCATCAGTCTTCTCTGCATGGCAAACCTGCTG ATTACTTTGCATCTGCTTTTAAAAGTGGTTTGCCTTCTGCTGCAAATGCCCAATTTGGGCTGCATGATATGCAACAGAAAGGTGATAATATGAGCGGCAAAAAGAGAACTGAGTCCCTCAAAGAAACGATTGGAGAGGAGCTGAGACTGACGGATGGTGCAG TTGCATCAGTTGCTCAATCTCATCTTGTTCAAAATCAAGCATATGCTCAAAAAGGCATCACGAATATGGGTCATTCAAATCAGTACACTAGATGGCAAACATATGGCGAAAAGGATAAACAACAAGAACCACAGGTTTTGACTCTTGACAAAAGAATTG AAAAGGGCAGTGCAGCTACCACCATGGGAACTCCTGGAAGTAATGGATTTATGCCAATTGGTAGACAGCAGAGTCCAGTTGACTGTGATGAAGGGATGACAACTTCGATTTCAGAGTGTATTGAGCAAAAGCCAAGTAGCTCTGGAAATAGAGCTAAGGAAG CTGAATCGGTGCCTGTCCAAAATCAAGCTGCATCCCAGAAATTGCTCGAGAAAATGAGTAACCCAAATCAAGGTGGTGAACGATATAGAGGTCGAAAACACAAGGTTAAGGGAGAACAAGAAGAGAAGCAAGTTTTCACTCTTGATGAGTGGGAGAAGAGGAAAAGTGGGGCAAAGCCTCCAACAGCAAATGACCTTCCAGATACTAGCTGTGATGAGAACCTTGCATGGCAGCTTCAAAACCAACTTGATATGGAAGATTCTCAT GTACAAATGGGGATGCATAACAATGCAGCAGATGACATTAGAATGAACATGTTTAGTTATGAAAGAGATGCTGATAGAATGGAATATGGAGGACGTGGAAGAGGAAGAGGGAGAGGGAGGGGGAGGGGGAGGGGCAGATATCATTGA